From Diospyros lotus cultivar Yz01 chromosome 4, ASM1463336v1, whole genome shotgun sequence, a single genomic window includes:
- the LOC127799839 gene encoding protein LAZY 1-like, whose amino-acid sequence MDVGHTKLTPNRQLYLHGLLYGKRPFHDHQHRLLLSDGSSEKRVIPALESIHRLHSQNRVQLYDNKTAITTVYKPIFIFNLTILQILSWVHRKLRQNSIEPFKEFTNGNSCAHFSAQSSAYEQQYYPKPTFSHANSRQVQGGCQKVSSEELNNKKAEELHEEDKYFTINTPFDGFLTIGTLGSEPIGTEPSTPTFPMPFEKTTKEETDITENDLKLISDELEKFLQAEAKEVGDESPERSSHVSIITLCEKQTQGMDTKECGDSAVCPLQGYLFNSAIELPETSTQVKKERTSLEQLFNRNNIAPEHFKSKCEKVENHTKGIYAKRLVRKMLKTLHCSSKSCAPPAADPVPPKRKLPKVLRMFHKKVHPERSTAEEFTKSHDCEIEKCSINGGCNKGNLTLQGQHNRALFNKEITNINPTNKRLSSSGLTQKREHWIKTDADYLVLEL is encoded by the exons ATGGACGTGGGGCATACAAAGCTTACTCCAAACCGACAGCTCTATCTTCATGGGCTCCTCTATGGGAAAAGACCTTTCCATGATCATCAGCACAGGCTACTGCTTTCTGATGGCAGCTCGGAGAAGAGAGTCATTCCGGCGCTTGAATCTATCCACAGACTACA CTCTCAAAATAGAGTTCAGCTTTATGATAACAAAACAGCGATAACAACCGTCTATAAACCCATC tttatttttaatttgacaatCTTGCAGATATTGAGCTGGGTGCACCGTAAACTAAGGCAAAATAGCATCGAACCATTCAAAGAATTCACAAATG GGAATTCATGTGCACACTTCTCAGCTCAGTCTTCAGCTTATGAACAACAATACTATCCAAAGCCAACCTTCAGCCATGCAAACTCAAGGCAAGTCCAAGGGGGATGCCAAAAAGTTTCCAGTGAAGAGCTCAATAACAAGAAAGCGGAGGAGCTTCATGAAGAAGATAAATATTTTACGATAAATACACCTTTTGATGGCTTTCTCACGATTGGAACCCTTGGATCAGAACCGATCGGCACAGAGCCTTCAACACCAACATTTCCCATGCCTTTTGAGAAAACGACCAAGGAAGAAACAGACATAACTGAGAATGATTTGAAGCTTATCAGTGATGAGCTGGAGAAGTTCCTTCAAGCTGAAGCTAAAGAGGTGGGTGATGAATCACCAGAGAGAAGCAGTCATGTTAGCATCATTACTCTCTGTGAAAAGCAAACTCAAGGCATGGACACAAAAGAGTGTGGAGATTCTGCAGTGTGTCCACTGCAGGGATACCTTTTTAACTCTGCAATTGAACTGCCTGAAACAAGCACACaggtaaagaaagaaaggacatCACTGGAGCAGCTGTTTAACAGGAATAACATAGCACCAGAACATTTCAAAAGTAAATGTGAGAAAGTGGAGAACCACACCAAGGGAATATATGCTAAGCGTCTAGTCAGGAAGATGCTAAAAACACTCCATTGCTCTTCAAAAAGCTGCGCGCCTCCAGCTGCTGATCCTGTTCCTCCCAAGAGGAAACTCCCCAAG GTTTTAAGAATGTTCCACAAAAAGGTCCATCCTGAAAGATCAACAGCAGAAGAGTTCACAAAATCACATGATTGTGAAATAGAAAAATGTTCCATTAATGGTGGCTGTAACAAGGGAAATCTGACTCTGCAGGGCCAACACAACAGAGCTTTGTTTAATAAGGAAATCACCAACATCAACCCAACCAATAAGAGGCTCAGCAGCAGTGGATTGACACAGAAAAGGGAGCACTGGATCAAAACTGATGCAGACT ACCTGGTGTTAGAGCTGTAG